In Nocardia sp. NBC_00403, one DNA window encodes the following:
- a CDS encoding alpha/beta hydrolase produces the protein MDEISFISGHDRCAAWHFRATGAAFAGARGVPCVVMAPGFAGTRDIAGLAEYAEGFAAAGLDAVLFDYRGFAASSGSPRQLVSASRQRQDYRAATAAARRLPGVDPDRIVLWGISYSGGHVVRVGAADGRVAAVVALTPAIDGVAVLAQLVRNAGGGQLVRAAGHGLRDALTVLTRRRPHLVPMVGEPGSTAMVAKLGAAQAYAAVAGPSWRNEVCARTALELAFNRPIRFASRVSCPLLVQVGTNDSLTPPAAARRAVAEAGAGAELCEYPIDHLDVHAGPALQRALADQLDFLRRRLSPTASRGPAITTTD, from the coding sequence ATGGACGAGATCAGCTTCATCAGTGGCCACGACCGCTGCGCCGCTTGGCATTTCCGCGCGACCGGCGCTGCGTTCGCCGGTGCGCGGGGTGTGCCGTGCGTGGTGATGGCGCCCGGGTTCGCGGGCACTCGGGACATCGCGGGCTTGGCGGAATATGCGGAGGGCTTCGCCGCTGCGGGCCTGGACGCGGTGCTGTTCGACTACCGCGGTTTCGCCGCGTCGAGTGGGTCACCGCGCCAGTTGGTGTCGGCCTCACGCCAGCGCCAGGACTACCGCGCGGCAACCGCCGCGGCGAGGCGGCTGCCCGGCGTGGACCCCGACCGCATTGTGCTGTGGGGGATTTCCTATTCCGGCGGGCACGTCGTTCGTGTCGGCGCCGCAGACGGGCGCGTCGCGGCGGTGGTCGCGTTGACGCCCGCAATCGACGGTGTCGCGGTGCTGGCGCAGCTGGTCCGCAACGCTGGTGGGGGTCAGCTGGTTCGCGCGGCCGGCCACGGTCTACGCGATGCGCTGACGGTGCTGACTCGACGTCGGCCGCACCTGGTTCCGATGGTCGGAGAGCCAGGCTCGACAGCGATGGTCGCCAAGCTCGGCGCGGCGCAGGCATACGCCGCGGTCGCGGGCCCGAGCTGGCGCAACGAGGTGTGCGCGCGCACCGCGCTGGAGTTGGCGTTCAACCGGCCGATCCGGTTCGCGTCGCGGGTATCTTGCCCGCTGCTGGTGCAGGTCGGCACCAACGACAGCCTCACCCCGCCCGCCGCCGCGCGCCGCGCGGTCGCCGAGGCCGGTGCGGGCGCCGAGTTGTGCGAATACCCCATCGACCACCTCGACGTTCATGCCGGCCCCGCATTGCAGCGCGCGCTGGCCGATCAGCTGGATTTCCTGCGCCGCCGTCTGTCGCCGACCGCGTCCCGCGGGCCCGCGATCACCACTACCGATTAG